CAGTGAAAAATCAAACAGCACTTGGTTTGCAGCAGGCCTCACCTTCTTTGGACTCGCCGGAGCCCTGAGTGAAGAGCAGCTGGTACTGTTTGTTTGGGAAAGAGTCTGGAAAGATTCTGGACATCAGCGGACTAAGAGACGGAGACGAGGACAGAGTGAGAATCAACTACAGCGTCCACGCTGTTAAACTCAATTTACTTTGCTGGTTTTTGAGGCTGTGCGTTGTTTTACCTCATCGTGTGAGACAGAGCCAGGACGCCCAGGCCGAAGAAGTAGACCGACAGCAGCAGATTGATGTACTCTTGAGAAAACACCTGCATCAGAACACAACATTaaccccttagggactgttggaCAAGCtgtttcattcttctttttatttataattgtcatgcatgtgtcctaaatgtagtccagattgtgtatttgagtgtaatcagtgaatttgcagctcagctcctacaataagtctaaaatacactgtggaaactaaatagttacattcagactgttcaggtccaaaaatgctccattgaaacccattcaaactgacatttttgatcccacagccatcagagcagaaaaacaggacttgtattatttctgggtgtcattctgggcttttgactctgaatttgtcattttgact
The sequence above is drawn from the Plectropomus leopardus isolate mb unplaced genomic scaffold, YSFRI_Pleo_2.0 unplaced_scaffold26333, whole genome shotgun sequence genome and encodes:
- the LOC121966923 gene encoding minor histocompatibility antigen H13-like — translated: MSYTQNTSVGKRRQSERISSSLLSVSLSSQNTSDMPETITSRDAARFPIIASCTLFGLYLFFKVFSQEYINLLLSVYFFGLGVLALSHTMSPLMSRIFPDSFPNKQYQLLFTQGSGESKEGEACCKPSAV